The proteins below are encoded in one region of Pseudomonadota bacterium:
- a CDS encoding PAS domain S-box protein, with amino-acid sequence MLDGNGHIFFSRNIATPPKDLLKNHIQWLLFLRVLILTILLGISVLLQTKTHDLIIPSINVIALFIAGVYLYTILSALILKGINNYRGFALLQLVSDALLLSCIVFATGGSQSIFTLLYLFPILAGGYLLLRLGGLLMAAVCTINYGFIILVELLYQPWLWTGIDNPVENIIVAMHFFAVHGIVFFLISGLSIVIFERMWKTEKALTESTLNYDRLEILYRQVFDDITTGIITTDEEDRITSFNNASEIISGFRREEVLNKAISDLLPDLKHEIESSLRQVTELTKKDSTRIPIGYSWSKLKIPGGQGNGRVYTMQDLSRIRDMEKQVKQAEKMATIGEMAAGIAHEFRNPLAAISGATQVLQQETAQELSSHKLLDIVIRESDRLEKTIDEFLQFSKPAEPIMNWFSIRNLINETVQLLQQGARWKSRSCRTVTLVSDDLDFWADSKQVQQVLVNLISNACHALGEKGGDITVEATEETDQTGKEYAVLKVSDCGPGIKEEVLGKIYDPFFTTSENGTGLGLSIVKQIVESHNGRIEVTSVPDEQTVFKVFFPLPS; translated from the coding sequence ATGCTTGATGGCAATGGTCATATATTCTTCTCCAGGAATATCGCCACTCCCCCGAAGGATCTGCTGAAAAACCACATCCAGTGGCTTCTGTTCCTGCGAGTTCTGATCCTGACGATCCTCCTTGGCATCAGTGTGTTGCTGCAGACCAAAACCCATGACCTTATCATTCCTTCAATCAACGTTATTGCTCTTTTTATTGCAGGTGTTTATCTGTACACCATTCTCTCTGCTCTTATCCTCAAAGGGATCAACAACTATCGCGGCTTTGCCTTGCTGCAACTCGTTTCCGATGCCCTTCTCTTAAGTTGTATCGTTTTTGCCACCGGTGGCAGCCAGTCGATATTCACCCTGCTGTATCTTTTCCCGATCCTTGCCGGCGGCTATCTCCTTCTGCGGCTGGGCGGCCTTCTGATGGCGGCGGTCTGCACCATCAATTACGGATTCATAATCCTCGTCGAGCTTCTCTACCAGCCCTGGCTGTGGACCGGTATTGATAATCCGGTGGAAAACATTATCGTTGCCATGCACTTCTTTGCGGTGCACGGCATTGTATTCTTTCTGATCAGCGGTCTGAGCATCGTTATTTTCGAACGGATGTGGAAAACGGAAAAGGCCCTCACCGAATCCACGTTGAACTACGACCGCCTTGAAATTCTCTACCGGCAGGTCTTTGATGATATTACCACCGGGATTATCACGACCGATGAGGAGGACAGGATAACCTCATTCAACAACGCCTCGGAGATCATCTCCGGGTTTAGAAGAGAGGAGGTACTGAACAAAGCCATTTCCGACCTGCTCCCCGACCTCAAACATGAAATAGAAAGCAGCCTCAGGCAGGTCACGGAACTAACCAAGAAAGACTCAACCCGGATCCCCATCGGCTACTCCTGGTCAAAACTCAAAATCCCCGGTGGACAAGGGAATGGTCGTGTCTACACCATGCAGGATCTGAGCCGGATCCGGGACATGGAGAAACAGGTCAAACAGGCAGAAAAAATGGCAACGATCGGTGAGATGGCCGCAGGCATTGCCCATGAATTCCGAAATCCGCTGGCCGCCATCTCCGGCGCCACTCAGGTTTTGCAGCAGGAAACAGCTCAGGAGCTTTCCAGCCACAAGCTGCTGGATATCGTGATTCGGGAAAGCGACCGACTCGAAAAGACCATTGATGAGTTCCTGCAGTTTTCCAAACCTGCCGAACCCATCATGAACTGGTTTTCCATCCGTAACCTGATCAACGAAACCGTCCAACTCCTCCAGCAGGGAGCAAGATGGAAATCACGTTCATGCCGAACCGTAACCCTCGTCTCAGATGACCTTGATTTCTGGGCCGATTCGAAACAGGTCCAGCAGGTGCTTGTCAATCTCATCTCCAATGCCTGTCATGCCCTTGGAGAAAAGGGAGGAGATATCACGGTCGAGGCAACCGAAGAAACAGATCAGACCGGCAAGGAGTATGCCGTTTTAAAGGTGAGCGACTGCGGCCCGGGGATAAAGGAAGAGGTTCTCGGAAAGATTTATGATCCTTTTTTCACCACCAGCGAGAACGGCACCGGTCTTGGTCTTTCCATTGTCAAACAGATTGTCGAGAGTCATAATGGCCGGATTGAAGTCACCTCTGTTCCTGATGAACAAACCGTTTTCAAGGTCTTTTTCCCTCTTCCCTCGTAG
- a CDS encoding sigma-54 dependent transcriptional regulator: MATVLIVDDELSMREFLTILLEKDGFETFSAENGMAALDIIRRADVDLVITDIRMPGMGGLELLAEIKKTESSLPVIMITAYASPEDAVMAMKNGAFDYITKPFKVDEIKNIISTALSSSSVVKALTHKPLTEFEGIIGKSQEMRKIYDMIQRVAPTHANIMIYGESGTGKELVAQAIHNLSNVSENPFVPITCSAIPESIIESELFGHVKGSFTGAITNKMGLFEQANHGSAFLDEIGELTPFIQTKLLRVLQEREFKRVGGADTVKINVRIISATNRDLEEEVLASRFREDLFYRLAVVPIRIPPLRERREDIPLLVDHFLEKYSRIFNKEVKALSSYVMEVLMNYDYRGNVRELENIIERGVALESSNIILPESLTLSLYGKEKVGAPPPIPDPIDMDNVYESGLEKVMEQTEKSFIEDALRRANNSKMRAADLLKISFRSLRYKIQKYKL; this comes from the coding sequence ATGGCAACTGTTCTGATCGTTGATGACGAACTGAGTATGAGAGAGTTTCTTACCATTCTTCTCGAAAAGGATGGTTTTGAAACCTTTTCAGCCGAAAATGGCATGGCTGCCCTTGATATCATCAGACGAGCGGATGTTGATCTGGTAATTACCGATATTCGTATGCCGGGCATGGGTGGCCTGGAGTTACTGGCTGAAATAAAAAAAACAGAGTCTTCCCTGCCGGTGATCATGATCACCGCCTATGCTTCCCCGGAAGACGCGGTGATGGCAATGAAGAACGGCGCCTTCGACTACATCACAAAACCGTTCAAAGTCGACGAGATAAAGAATATTATTTCAACGGCTCTTTCCAGCAGTTCGGTCGTTAAAGCCCTTACCCACAAGCCGCTGACCGAATTCGAAGGGATCATCGGCAAAAGCCAGGAAATGCGGAAGATCTACGACATGATCCAGCGGGTCGCTCCGACCCATGCCAACATTATGATTTATGGCGAATCGGGGACCGGCAAGGAACTTGTCGCGCAAGCTATTCACAATCTCAGCAATGTTTCAGAAAACCCTTTTGTTCCGATTACCTGCAGCGCCATTCCAGAATCCATCATCGAGAGCGAGCTTTTCGGTCACGTCAAGGGATCATTCACCGGAGCAATTACAAATAAAATGGGTCTTTTTGAACAGGCCAATCACGGCAGCGCATTTCTCGATGAAATTGGCGAACTGACCCCCTTCATCCAGACCAAACTTTTGCGGGTCTTGCAGGAACGAGAATTTAAAAGGGTTGGCGGAGCCGATACGGTCAAGATCAATGTCAGGATAATCTCCGCTACCAACCGGGACCTCGAAGAAGAAGTGCTGGCGTCTCGCTTCCGGGAAGACCTTTTTTATCGCCTGGCCGTTGTGCCCATCAGAATCCCCCCCCTCCGGGAAAGAAGGGAAGACATTCCTTTGCTGGTCGACCATTTCCTGGAGAAATACTCCCGGATCTTCAACAAAGAAGTCAAGGCGCTCTCGTCATATGTCATGGAAGTTCTGATGAATTATGATTATCGAGGTAATGTTCGGGAACTTGAAAACATTATCGAAAGAGGAGTCGCTCTTGAAAGCTCCAACATCATCCTTCCCGAAAGCCTCACCCTGTCCCTGTATGGAAAGGAAAAAGTCGGGGCGCCGCCGCCAATTCCCGATCCCATCGACATGGACAATGTTTATGAGTCCGGCCTGGAAAAGGTCATGGAGCAGACTGAAAAAAGCTTCATCGAAGATGCCCTCAGGCGGGCAAACAACTCCAAAATGCGGGCGGCCGATCTGCTCAAGATAAGCTTTCGTTCACTGCGCTACAAGATCCAGAAGTACAAACTTTAA